Proteins from a genomic interval of Rubinisphaera italica:
- a CDS encoding Kelch repeat-containing protein, whose product MIKKLLPLSLMTLTLFSHMSNSVQAHFPWLDVSERQTADQKLVCYFSESPTDDDPTLLKYVADAKVYRLQRKGDPILLERNDIEKEMSFAIEPDQAESIFILDHQLGVMNRGESSFLVKYYSETGPSLKSWAWKQAESMDKTLDFTVIPSLDENKLTVIVKHQGEPAVGAEVTFVHDLVELDRQETDKNGTATVDISKQSIHAVRVKFVEKQSGSLDEKSYDEIRHYSTLTFPAASYETLQVSTPYPEIPETVTSFGAAISGDVLYIYGGHTGGAHEYSNEGQANTLWALDLNTKSEWKALAKGPRLQGLAMVAHDGKLYRIGGFTAENAEGEDQDLWSQDSFSMFDPRTEKWTDLPALPEPRSSFDAAVLDGKIYVMGGWSMQGDAESTWHDTAWTFDLNDQAAVWTKLPTPPFRKRALSVAAYQGKIYAIGGMSSEGKPTTEVSIYDPKTSSWSAGPQLIGHSMTGFGTSSFAADGQLFVSTYDGTLQTLSKDGSQWNNLGNFENARFFHRMVPKNENKLLLVGGSSMSVGKFEEIDELDLNTLSKN is encoded by the coding sequence ATGATTAAAAAACTTCTTCCACTCAGCCTCATGACACTAACTCTGTTCAGCCACATGTCAAATTCCGTACAGGCTCACTTTCCCTGGCTGGATGTCTCCGAACGCCAGACTGCCGATCAGAAACTTGTCTGCTATTTTTCAGAATCGCCGACCGACGATGATCCCACACTCCTGAAATATGTTGCCGATGCGAAAGTGTATCGCCTGCAACGCAAGGGGGATCCCATTCTGCTGGAACGGAATGATATCGAAAAAGAAATGTCTTTTGCGATTGAACCTGATCAGGCCGAATCCATTTTCATCCTGGACCATCAACTCGGTGTGATGAATCGGGGTGAGAGTAGTTTTCTCGTCAAATACTACAGCGAAACGGGTCCTTCATTGAAATCCTGGGCCTGGAAGCAAGCGGAGTCCATGGACAAAACTCTGGATTTCACAGTCATTCCCTCTCTCGATGAAAATAAATTAACTGTCATTGTCAAACATCAGGGAGAACCTGCTGTCGGAGCTGAAGTCACTTTCGTGCACGACCTTGTCGAACTCGACAGGCAGGAAACCGATAAGAATGGAACTGCAACTGTCGATATCAGCAAGCAAAGTATTCATGCCGTTCGTGTGAAATTTGTTGAAAAGCAATCGGGAAGCCTCGACGAGAAATCTTATGACGAAATTCGTCATTATTCCACACTCACCTTCCCAGCTGCCAGTTACGAGACTCTGCAAGTCAGCACCCCTTATCCGGAAATTCCTGAAACGGTCACCAGTTTCGGAGCCGCGATTTCGGGCGATGTTCTTTACATCTATGGCGGCCATACCGGCGGCGCTCATGAATACTCGAATGAAGGTCAGGCAAACACATTGTGGGCATTGGACCTGAATACGAAAAGTGAATGGAAAGCTCTGGCAAAAGGCCCACGTCTGCAGGGACTGGCGATGGTCGCTCACGATGGCAAGCTGTATCGCATAGGTGGCTTCACGGCCGAGAACGCAGAGGGTGAAGATCAGGACTTGTGGTCACAGGATTCCTTCTCGATGTTCGACCCAAGAACTGAAAAATGGACCGACCTTCCTGCTCTGCCCGAGCCACGATCTTCCTTTGATGCCGCTGTTCTCGATGGCAAAATCTATGTGATGGGAGGGTGGTCCATGCAAGGCGATGCCGAAAGCACCTGGCACGATACCGCCTGGACTTTCGACCTGAATGATCAAGCAGCTGTGTGGACGAAACTTCCAACGCCACCATTTAGAAAACGTGCCCTTTCGGTTGCCGCCTATCAGGGAAAAATTTATGCCATCGGAGGGATGTCCTCTGAAGGCAAGCCGACAACCGAAGTATCCATTTATGATCCGAAAACTTCGAGCTGGTCCGCAGGGCCACAATTGATTGGTCATTCCATGACCGGTTTCGGAACCTCTTCATTTGCGGCTGATGGGCAGTTGTTTGTTTCCACTTACGATGGCACTTTGCAAACCCTCTCGAAAGACGGTTCTCAATGGAACAACTTGGGCAACTTCGAAAATGCCCGCTTCTTCCACCGCATGGTACCTAAGAACGAAAACAAACTTTTACTCGTTGGTGGCTCCAGTATGTCCGTTGGCAAGTTTGAAGAAATCGACGAACTTGATTTGAACACACTGTCAAAAAACTAG
- a CDS encoding outer membrane protein assembly factor BamB family protein: MNRLFNCVVIIGMLTLPCSATAAENWTGFQDHQQVKLDQSWNWSLPPKTTWKIQLDGYGQSSPVTLGNQIFITSVQGENKDNCLITAYSLNDGKQLWQQSLVNPSPVEATSYVSKAAPSPVVDGNQIVTFFEGGLLACFSLDGKLNWQKNLIEDLGPIDSRHGLSSSLEQNAANVFIWVERQTDPYVLCLDKKSGEVLWKAPGLGVTSWASPRIMTAEGRDQLLLSGIGKIVALDPETGSQIWEFTEITGNSTPTPFPLADGRFLMGATTGQGDGNEGRAAESNGVIAISKTVEGTWSANYAWKAKKATSSFGTPVANQEMTFFVNRTGILFGLDLKSGEERLAERTSGSVWATPLLTENHLLLFGKSGTLDIFRLGEKPELVQTVELFTKEADATNPFAGPTLYAAIVAQDHILIRTGTEMTCLESANE, translated from the coding sequence ATGAATCGTCTTTTCAATTGTGTTGTCATAATTGGCATGTTGACTCTCCCCTGCTCCGCAACAGCTGCTGAGAATTGGACTGGGTTTCAGGATCATCAGCAGGTTAAACTCGATCAATCCTGGAACTGGTCGCTGCCCCCAAAAACAACCTGGAAGATTCAACTGGATGGTTATGGCCAATCGAGCCCAGTCACATTAGGCAACCAGATCTTTATCACCAGCGTCCAAGGGGAAAACAAAGACAATTGTCTGATCACTGCTTACTCTTTGAATGATGGCAAACAGCTCTGGCAGCAATCGCTGGTAAATCCTTCACCCGTCGAAGCGACATCATATGTGAGCAAGGCGGCTCCATCTCCTGTGGTCGATGGAAATCAAATTGTCACATTCTTTGAAGGAGGTTTACTCGCCTGCTTTTCGCTCGATGGAAAATTAAACTGGCAGAAAAATCTCATCGAAGATTTAGGACCAATCGATTCCCGTCATGGTCTCTCATCATCACTGGAACAAAACGCGGCCAATGTCTTTATCTGGGTCGAACGTCAGACTGATCCCTATGTGCTGTGTCTGGATAAGAAATCAGGTGAAGTCCTCTGGAAAGCTCCCGGTTTAGGCGTGACCAGCTGGGCCAGTCCACGAATCATGACTGCCGAGGGACGTGATCAACTCCTGTTGAGTGGCATCGGTAAGATTGTTGCATTGGATCCGGAGACGGGTTCTCAAATCTGGGAATTTACAGAGATCACTGGAAACTCGACACCGACACCTTTTCCACTTGCTGACGGCCGCTTTTTAATGGGAGCGACGACTGGACAGGGAGATGGCAACGAAGGTCGGGCGGCTGAATCGAATGGCGTGATCGCAATCTCCAAAACAGTTGAAGGAACATGGTCCGCAAATTATGCATGGAAAGCCAAAAAAGCGACCAGTTCGTTCGGGACTCCCGTTGCCAACCAGGAAATGACATTTTTCGTCAATAGAACGGGCATCCTATTTGGTCTCGATCTCAAGTCCGGCGAAGAACGACTGGCTGAGCGAACTTCGGGCAGCGTCTGGGCGACGCCGCTCTTAACCGAGAACCACCTGCTCCTGTTTGGTAAGTCAGGAACACTCGATATTTTTCGGCTCGGCGAAAAGCCAGAACTGGTTCAAACTGTCGAGCTGTTTACTAAAGAAGCTGACGCCACGAATCCATTCGCAGGTCCAACTTTATATGCCGCAATTGTCGCGCAGGATCACATTCTGATTCGGACTGGGACAGAAATGACTTGTCTGGAATCGGCCAACGAATAA